TGCCCGGCGTCTCTCCGAAAGACTTTGGTAAGCTGCTTCAAGACCTCGAGACGAGTGGGTGCATTAGTATCTGACAGCATCCAGCCAAGATACCGGAGGTAGCCCGGCTCAAGGAAGATGACAGGCAGGGAAATGATCCAGTTCCCGAGTGCTTCCACACACTCAGTTCGAATCTTGGGATCGACATCTCGGTAACGATGCACAAAAACAGTGTCGAAAAACGACTGAATGGCATCGGCGCAAGCTTTGCGATCTTTGTTGGTCTGTTCCTTGTCACGCTTTTCTGTACTCTTCTTGAGTCTGTAGTCAAGGTCGTTGGCTACTGTGACTAGCGCACTTTGGACTGCCAAAGATATAGTGGTTGCGGTATGGCGGAAGGGTCggagtgatgatgaggacaTGCTAGCAAGCCATGTATGCAGGTTGTCAAGAAATGTTTCGTCTCTGTACATGAGACGACCTTGGTGCATATCAACGATGAGGCATTCGAAGAAGGAAATGAGTACGTCTCGGAAGGATCGTGAATGTTTGGTTCTGGAGATGAGAGGATAGTCGGTAATTTGTTGCTGTAATAAATAATGTCAGCAAAATTTCCATGGCTAGAGGCACGATTGAGAATTGTAATACCTCTTGGTAAATGCTCTGAAGATCTGCCAGTCGTCCTGCAACGTTGTCCAAGTCTAAAACATCGTCTTCAGTGATGAGTTGATCACAGCCAGCGCATTGAAGGATGCAGTTCACCAAATCAGCAGTGGCTGCTACTGCGTTGGTCTTGTAACTAGCCAGCCATTCTTCTGCCACCGATTTGCTAGAATCACCCGATCCGAACAGATGGGCTTCGTAGTGTCAGCATGTAGGAAAGCACGCAGGAGGAGAAAATTGAGCCTACAGTAGAGCCCATGCCCTTTCACAGCAGCGTCTTCAATGCGAACACTCTTCTTAGGTCTGCTCGGGAGACTTTTGGCTGCATGGGTCACTCGCGCAGGCCGCAAAGGCTTGGAACCGTTGATCTTGGGCTTTTTGGCTGAAGGCTTCTTTGCGCGACTTGTTTGCGACGACTTCTTTCTAGAGCGCGGCGCGGGATGGTCTTCATCGCTGTCATTGTCGGGCTCGTTGCTCATCTCCTCGTCTGAATCGGGCGCTTCAATTTCcgcatcttcctcttcgtcctcttcttcgtcgtcctgATCGTCTCGCTTGCGCTTTGGATTTGTCGATTGAGTTGCAGTATCAGGAGTAAATTTGGTGGGTGCCCTCACGACGCGTCCCGATCGGCGACGCGTTGTCGCATCAGGATCCGGAGACGGGCTCGCGTTATTGTCCATAGTGTCTCTTGGGGGTGGCCGCGATATCGGCATTTGAAATATCAATGTCTGGTGGTTAAACCCTCGATGCGAGGGTGACAATGGTGTTTTTAGCCACTTGGCGCGTCGAATGTCGCGTGGAGTAAGTAGAGTGCAAATGGGATGGGGATGGGGATGGGGATGACGGCGCAAGCTGTTCTGGAAAGTGGGTGGGTGGTGCCAGTTTTCTTTGCCACGGGTGAACATCGGAGCAGTAGCTAAGGTACCTCACCTAATCTTCTTAACGAGTACCGGAGAGTCCTTACATCTTTACGATCAGCTTATGTCTCTAGCATCCATCTGACTTGGATACATGTGGTTGTTTCCATAGGTTCATGATATCACAATAGAATTGTGCTTTTTATAAGAGCCAATTAGCTCGACTTCACGTAGCGCCTTTGGAGCTTCCCTTTCTGCCTCTCACAAGCCACGCTCAAGCTTGATGTACGGTATAACCCCACGATCCCAGCTGATGTGGGGCCACAGCCACTGTGTTGACCAACGATCTCTTATCTCTTATCTAATAGTAGAGAACCTTTGACTCGTGCCTCAGTTTCAACTAAGGTCAGGTATTTATTTGTTAGTCAAGGTGCGTCAAGATGGAGACGCAGTCTGTCGTTACTATTGCCTGCGCCCAATCAAACTTTCGCTGATTCTTGGACTTCTACCTTTCACTATCATCGCAACATGGTTCCAAAATGGACTCGCCCTTTCctccctcatcctcctctccTGGCGATGGCCGCATCGTCGTTGGCCTGCTCCCTGCCGGCGAGAGCGGTCTTGAGACCATGACTTATCAGTATCCTTTGAAATTAATATCCCCGGCTCCTTCGTCTAACCAGCCAAGCACTCTCGTTTTCCTGTTATCTTATGGAGGGGGGCTTGTTGCTGGAGACGGTGTTAATCTGACAATACACGTCAAGCCGCAGGCGAAGCTCAGCATCGCTACCCAAGGTCACACAAAGATTTTCAAATCGCCTACAGCCGACGTCATTACAACTCAAAACTTGGACGTTACTATAGACGATGATGCTTCTATGTGTCTCCTTCCGGACCCTGTCCAGCCGTTCGAGGATAGTGTATACGCCCAGAAGCAAATATTCAAGCTCAGAAGCCAAGCGTCGCTCTGTCTCTTGGATTGGGTCACCCAAGGGCGTGTGGCTCGTGGAGAGAACTGGAGCTTCAGGAAATGGACAGGACGGAACGAGATATGGCTACAAGATTCTGAAACAACTTCGGCTGATAGACTTCTGGTACGAGACTCAATCATCCTATCGAGAGATGCGAGTAAGTCCGTGGGCCGCACACTACCAGAAATGATGCAGCATATGGCGATATCAGGAACTCTCATATTGCGCGGATCCAAGACCAAATCGTTGGGGGAATTCTTTCAGGATGAGTTTGCTGCACTTCCTCGCATTGGAGCCCGGGACTTCCGCTCACCAGAAGCGATGGCGCGAAGCATCACAGATGTTTCTGACTTCGAGCGTTGGCGACTACAGAGACtcaaagaggagaaagaaggtGGTGTCCTCTGGTCTGCAGCCAACGTTCGAGGGTGCATGGTTGTCAAGTTTGGGGCAAAAACGGTTGAAGCCGGAAGAGAATGGATTGGATCAATGATTATTCAGGAAGGGAGCATTGCTTCTGAATTCGGTGACAAAGCACTGATGTGTCTTCGATGATACAAAGCCTTGGCTGCCATCACATGAAGAATAGGGACGTGTTTTTTCCGGCACTTTTGAGAAGTATACCGATTGGATATGCACAATCAATTAACGACACCATGTTGCCAGATTTAGAAGGCACATCGGTACATTCTTTGTCTAATTGTTGCAGATGCGGGAACAGTGTGGCTGGTGTATAATTGTATTCTTCATTTTGAGGTCGCCTTGGTTTATCAAAGCTTGAGCACCGCTTGAATAGCGACTCGGCCGTCCATTGTCTCCAGCCAATACGAAGAGACCGCGGCTGGTAGGATTTCATATCAAACTTGCGCAAATCGCTGAACATGCAAATATTTCTCTTACGCCGTCTTTGTATATCAGCTACACAATTTCCTGCATCTCTACCCCTAACACTATGAATTCCGTGCTTTGGAAGGAGTCTAGTATTTCATTGAGCATAGTAACAAAAGTTGGAACCTGGCAGTATAACAACACCGAGTGAGGGGAAGTGTTTTCCTTTTTTGGTACAAAAGAATTACTGCTTCACATTCATATATTCACATGACAGCATGCCGAATTTGAATATGTCCCAAGCCGGCATTAGATGCTGGCCAATAGGAACTCGGTTGGATTTCCGTATTGGGAAACGATGTGTTAACGGAGCACCATCTCAACTGATATTCTCCTATAAAACAAGACATGAGATTAAGTTGGGATTCTCGAGCTTTCTAAAGAGTCGACAGGAGTGAAATGGTTTCGAAAAATGGAAAACTCGAGGCTTGGAGCAGGACAGTATATGTTTCCTGAATATAGGCATTGTTAGTTACTGTTCTCCATACCAAACATTTTGCCTATCTGTAGAATACCTACCTATATCTTGTATGTAACGGCGATTTTTCGCTAGTTTGTTTATTTAAAACCATGAAGTAATAGGAGAAGGTTTAATTTGCCTTGAAATCAACTATTCCACCTTCAACTTCATTCACGTTCGTAACAACCTCTATTGAGATGCTTGTTCTTCAGTCCTAACCTTGATTGATGGGTGATATTAATCCTTTTCCTAGACAAGGCAATACACAAGTACTTTCCTCTCCTTTAGTTAATATCTTAGGTAGCCTTGATAAACTACCTACCTCCTTACCTAAGGTATTATATCAACCTTGAACAGATGGATAAGAGTAGGCGGTGAGTACTAGATGTCTCACAAATGGCAGAATTCCATCGTCCCCCACCATTCCGGACCCCACTATTGAACTTTCGCATTGCGACTCAGGCTAAATTTTTGAACGCTTCATCTGCGACTGAAACCTTCGATAACGACAATTACTACCCGTCGCCTACATTGACTCTCAGCCGGTAAATTATAACCtcaatataaacaacatGAACCGTGGTAGGGCAGCGGCCCGGGGCAGTCGGAGAGGTGCGGCCGCAGCAAGTTCACGGGCAGCCGGCGAAAGCAACGCCGGCTCGTCCACTCCAGCCGTTGCAGATACTCCAGGCAGTGCGACTCCAGTACCTCAGAGTATAGCGGCTACATCAACCCGTGGAGGTGCTACCACTCGGGCGACAAGAGCTCCTGCAGCTGGTCGCTTCCGACCCAAGAACATTCGCCGAGATGAAGCCGCACGAGACAGTCTTGCCCGACAGGAGGAGCAGAAAGCGAGCGAGAGAGCAGCAGATGAGCGTAAGGCGAGAGGGCGTTCACGTTTCAGGAGTAAAAGGAGCCGTGGTGATGCCATGGGCAGAGGCGGTTTTGGTCGAGTCATTTCGGGAGCCAGCGGTCCATTCTCCTCTGGTGCAGCAGGTAAGCCTTACCTCCGAGATATCAGGACTCAATTGCAGCTTTCTAACTGTCACAGGCTCTGGCGGGCGTGGAAGCGGTGGTTGGTTCGGCGGTGGAGGaagtggtggtggtggttttggGGGAGGTGGTGGAAAAGGATTCAAATCGGATTCGAAACCCTGGCTTCGCTCAGGCGTCACGATCTCGCGAAGCCCGAATCAATGCGGATAAACTCCACGTTCATACTCCCGAAGAGGATCTTGATAGCGAAGACGAGGCCATGATCGAGGCGCTCAATTCCCGCGCCGTTAGCGTACTTCCTATGGGCATATACCGACGAGAGCATAAGGATGAGGGCGTCATAGTGGCCACCACAGCAGAATTAGAAGCCGCGGAAAATGCTCAAGCTATTCCTCCCACCCCTTcaaaggaagaggaaagcCTTTGGGTGGACGGCGACGCAGACGAGCCTCTTTTAACGGACGAGAGCGCAGAGGACGGTGGCATCTGGAAGAATAACTCGAAAACGCCAGTCATTAAGAAGGAGCCCGGACTCGACGACTCCATGGATTTGGATATCGAGGCAAAGGCCGATGCAggagacaaagacaagcagGCTTCCAAAACACCAGCGCCACAGaccaagaagccaaagcaaGACCCAGAAGAAGCCATGATCCAGACAGATCTGGAGATTCTCGCTAACGAATTGGGTGCTGTCGAAATCTCCGAGGGCGAAGACGGCAAAACAGAAGGCCCGAGCAACAAGGATGGTCGCATGTACCTATTCCAGTTCCCTCCTGTCTTGCCCCCTCTAAAGCCAATTACCCAACCCAGCTCCATCAATAAAGTCAAGCCTGAGCCTGGTGAGGGCGAAGACAATGTCCTGGAATCAACACCAGCCGCCGCTGACACAGAGCCCGTGGATCTtaccaacgacaagaacaCTACAGGATTTAATGTACCCGGCTTTGAAGACCCCGAGCAGAAGGCTGGTTTCATGTCCAGCCTGCTATCAACAGGCGGTATGGTAGGCCAACTAAAAGTACGCAAGTCAGGCCGTGTAGAACTGGACTGGGGTGGCAGTACTATGGAACTGAACCCTGCCACAGGGATGAATTTCTTAACAACGGCCGTCATCATTGAAGAGAATGACGAGAAACCTCGTCCGGGGGTTATTGGTGGAGAGAGTATTGGAATGGGCAAGATTATGGGTCGCTTTGTACTTGCGCCAAAGtgggatgatgaggaggattGGGAGGTCTCATCCGAGGACCTAAGGATTGAATAAGGACCATCCCACGGCCATGTGCTGATTTATGAGCACCATATCAACCCTAAAGACATGTCACAGATACacttgaagacgatgaccGAGCAAGAGTCGCTCAGCGAAGAATAAACAAAGATACCCAAACTACACCATCAAGCCTTTCATGATTATAGAGTGTGTCATGCCTATCAAGCATGTACAGTCTATTAGGCGTTTTCAAGCATGTGAACCATCGGTAtcaatgttgatgatgatgaatgagtCAGGAAAGTTGAAGAAAGCGTGTAAGAATGCTTGATTATCATAAACACATTAGAGGCTAACAAAACCTGTGAACCTTATTCAATGCGCCATCTATCAGGCCCCTATTGACTCGTAGCCTTTTACTAACCACCTGCTGCCTCTCCTTTTAGAGGCCAAACCCATTGTGGCAAACCTTGTTGATTTTGCTTCCCTGTATGTTCCAGCCCAAGCCTATTCCTAACGCCTGTTGCTCCCTTTCCCGAATGAATACAAGTACAAAATAGTCCCCTGTAAGATGTCGTTGTCGCGACAGAAAAAGAGAGGAATAGCTATCTATCTGGCTCTTCCATCTCCGTTGGGTATCATATCATAATTCCATTCATCTGCCTCTGCCCCTGATATTATCGCGTTCGAGTTCTTGGCTGTATGCCTCGAGGTCGTGGATTTGGTCGAAAGAGCTAGAAGCGGAGCGATCATTCCGACTTTGCCAGGACGATGGGGGCGAGCTATTGCCTTGTATCACCAGGATCTCGCTTTTAACGATGCTCGCTTGACCAGGTGAGATAGGGCCGTCGGCCACGTGTCGAGGAGGTAAGATTTCGATATCGTTTGGGTGTGACAGGGAGTTCGTGTTGTTTTGTGATACCATGTTGGTCAGTGAGACATCGTCAGGGCCAAAGCCTGGCATAATCAGAATTCCGGGCTTGGAACGGTTTGCGTTTGATCTGACAGCGGCAGAGTGGCCTGTGCCATAAGTGTTTTCGGTCGATTCGAAGCCTCTGATCCTCATAGCACGAAGAAGTGGTCGGATGGTAGCTAGACTTGATGCAACAATAGCGACACCCGGTTCTATCAGTGTCCAAACCATGGCATCGG
This genomic stretch from Fusarium oxysporum f. sp. lycopersici 4287 chromosome 5, whole genome shotgun sequence harbors:
- a CDS encoding urease accessory protein; translated protein: MDSPFPPSSSSPGDGRIVVGLLPAGESGLETMTYQYPLKLISPAPSSNQPSTLVFLLSYGGGLVAGDGVNLTIHVKPQAKLSIATQGHTKIFKSPTADVITTQNLDVTIDDDASMCLLPDPVQPFEDSVYAQKQIFKLRSQASLCLLDWVTQGRVARGENWSFRKWTGRNEIWLQDSETTSADRLLVRDSIILSRDASKSVGRTLPEMMQHMAISGTLILRGSKTKSLGEFFQDEFAALPRIGARDFRSPEAMARSITDVSDFERWRLQRLKEEKEGGVLWSAANVRGCMVVKFGAKTVEAGREWIGSMIIQEGSIASEFGDKALMCLR
- a CDS encoding hypothetical protein (At least one base has a quality score < 10), yielding MWQALATATYILDMMFIKLSIGVFLLRLCVKRVYVWIIWISLAIISIWSIVLFFWNLFQCKPVEMQWDFRIKDGTCVSADQIVSAAYAISVMTVVSDWLYALLPIPMLWSVKMTKQAKATVIAILGLGIFASVATLVRLRFLADLTDTEDILFAGTDAMVWTLIEPGVAIVASSLATIRPLLRAMRIRGFESTENTYGTGHSAAVRSNANRSKPGILIMPGFGPDDVSLTNMVSQNNTNSLSHPNDIEILPPRHVADGPISPGQASIVKSEILVIQGNSSPPSSWQSRNDRSASSSFDQIHDLEAYSQELERDNIRGRGR
- a CDS encoding hypothetical protein (At least one base has a quality score < 10); its protein translation is MMFIKLSIGVFLLRLCVKRVYVWIIWISLAIISIWSIVLFFWNLFQCKPVEMQWDFRIKDGTCVSADQIVSAAYAISVMTVVSDWLYALLPIPMLWSVKMTKQAKATVIAILGLGIFASVATLVRLRFLADLTDTEDILFAGTDAMVWTLIEPGVAIVASSLATIRPLLRAMRIRGFESTENTYGTGHSAAVRSNANRSKPGILIMPGFGPDDVSLTNMVSQNNTNSLSHPNDIEILPPRHVADGPISPGQASIVKSEILVIQGNSSPPSSWQSRNDRSASSSFDQIHDLEAYSQELERDNIRGRGR
- a CDS encoding hypothetical protein (At least one base has a quality score < 10), which encodes MKPHETVLPDRRSRKRAREQQMSVRREGVHVSGVKGAVVMPWAEAVLVESFREPAVHSPLVQQALAGVEAVVGSAVEEVVVVVLGEVVEKDSNRIRNPGFAQASRSREARINADKLHVHTPEEDLDSEDEAMIEALNSRAVSVLPMGIYRREHKDEGVIVATTAELEAAENAQAIPPTPSKEEESLWVDGDADEPLLTDESAEDGGIWKNNSKTPVIKKEPGLDDSMDLDIEAKADAGDKDKQASKTPAPQTKKPKQDPEEAMIQTDLEILANELGAVEISEGEDGKTEGPSNKDGRMYLFQFPPVLPPLKPITQPSSINKVKPEPGEGEDNVLESTPAAADTEPVDLTNDKNTTGFNVPGFEDPEQKAGFMSSLLSTGGMVGQLKVRKSGRVELDWGGSTMELNPATGMNFLTTAVIIEENDEKPRPGVIGGESIGMGKIMGRFVLAPKWDDEEDWEVSSEDLRIE